CAAGTCTTGAAGATTTCCCCAAAGTCGGGATCGTTCTCGTAGGATTCCTTTAGTGCTTGAATCCCGATGAATCGAATATCGAGCACCGTTAATAATGAGTATCGCgagagagcatcggccaccacgttACTTTTGCCAGTCTTGTATTTGGATGAGAAATGGAAAGATTGCAAAAAttccacccacttggcatgcctTGAGTTCAACTTTTGTTGCCCATTGATATGTTTCAAGGATTCGTGGTCCGAGTGCAGGATAAAATGGCTTGGTCGgagatagtgactccaatgttgTAGGGCCCTTACGATCGCATAGAATTCCTTGTCGTAAGTCGAGTAATTGAGCCTGGCCCCATTCAGTTTCTCAGAGAAGTAAGCGATGGGTCGCTTTCCTTGCACTAACACGGCTCCAATTCCAACACCGCTTGCGTCACATTCGACTTCGAACGGGCGGGTGAAATCTGGTAGTGCCAACAATGGTGCCTCACAAAGTTTTTGGATGATCGTCTCGAATGCCCGTTGAGCAGCCGGGGTCCATACGAAAGTTCCTTTCTTTGTACATTCCGTGATGGGGCTAGCGATGGTGCTGAAATCCCGAATGAACCTTCGATAGAATGAAGCAAGTCCGTGAAAGGATCGGACTTCTGTGACAGTTTTCGGAATAGGCCATGATTTGATCGCCTCAATCTTGGATTGATCGACGGAAACTCCTTCTTTAGAAACCTTGTATCCAAGAAATATAACGCTCTCGACTAAGAACGAGCACTTCTCTTTCTTACCATAGAGTTCTTGCTCCCGAAGTGTGTTGAACACCTTTCGAAGATGTTGGAAGTGATCATCCTTGCTCCGACTGTAGATCAAGATGTCGTCCAAGTAAACGACTACAAATCTGCCTAGGAAAGGCTTGAGTATTTCGTTCATGAGTCGCATAAAGGTGCTTGGAGCGTTCGTCAAGCCGAATGGCATAACCGTCCACTCGTATAAGCCATGCTTAGTTTTAAACGCGGTTTTCCACTCGTCCCCTTCTCTCATCCGAATTTGGTGATATCCACTCCTCAAATCAACTTTAGAGAAGATCTCGGCTCCATGTAACTCGTCGAGCATATCATCTAGCCTCGGAATTGGAAACCGATACTTGATAGTGATGTTGTTTACGGCTCGGCTATCGATGCACATTCGCCACGTCCCATCCTTCTTTGGGACAAGTAGTGTAGGAACGGCACATGGACTCATGCTCTCACGTACATAGCCTCGTTCCATTAACTCTTCGATTTGTCGCTGTAACTCCTTGGTCTCCATCGGATTGCACCGATAGGCGGCTTTGTTTGGTAAAGGAGCTCCGGGCAGGAGGTCGATTTGGTGTTCGATCCCACGAATAGGTGGTAACCCAAAGGCGTTCCTCgggaaaacatctttgaactcatccAAGAGCGAGATTAATCGTCCATCCTTGCTTTCATTGCTAGGCGTTTCATTGACCACCATTAGGTAAACCTGGTTGCCATTGACGATAGCCTCGTCCACTTCTTTCTCACTAGCAAACATGGTCAGGCTAGTGGTCGTCCCACGCTTGGCACTCATAGAACGTACTTCACCTGGCGCCATTGGTTTTAAGACAATTCTTTTTCCCTTACTTACCAACTCGTACTCGTTGCTTCGACCGCGATGCACCACATCCCGGTCATATTGCCAAGGTCGTCCTAATAGGACATGACATGCATCCATTGGCACAACATCGCAGAGGATGTCGTCGTTGTAAGATCCCATGGTTAGTGTCACCTTTACTTGCTTAGTGATTTTCACTTTATTCTCGTCATCCAGCCAATGCAGGGCGTAAGGCTTTGGGTGAGGTGTCGTGGGTAGTTTCAATTTCTCCACCATCTCCTTTGAGGCGACGTTGGTGCAACTGCCTCCATCAATGATTAGGCTACACCATTTGTCCTTCACTCGGCATTTGGTGTGGAAAATTTGACTTCGTTGTTCCGTTTCAATGGGCGATGTTTGAGCTTGCAGGGCTCGGAGAACCAAATTGCAATCATAGCTAGGAGCGACGTAATCTTCGGCGTTCCCGGCGGGTGCCTCTTCCTCATCTCCTTCTAAATTAAAAATACCATTAGTTCTTTCCTCTTCTTCGAACAATTCATCACGACATTTCACGGCCTCTCTTAGTGTGATGGTTCGCTGGCTCGGGCACGCATTTTTGAAATGCCCAAACCCTTGACATTTAAAACACCGAATCTGCGTGGAGTTATTCTCCTTTGAGGCGGATGGTTTGCTAACAGCACTGGGGGTAGAAGTCATCTTGGGATCGGTGGTGTTCCCCGTTGTGCTTGTCCTTGAGTTGTTCTCATTTTTCCAAGTCCGGCTATTCTCGCCATAGGTGGTTGTCACCTTCGTCTTTCCTTGTGCCTCCACCTTGAGACACATACTACACAAGGTATCGAAATCTGAGTAATTCTGTAACTCGACAACATGGGCGATGTTGCGGTTTAGACCTCGTAGGAATCGTGCCATCCTTATGTCCTCATCTTCCACCAAGTCTCCCATTAAGGCCAGATTCTCAAATTCGTTGATGTATTCTAGGACACTCAGCCTTCCTTGGGCAAGATCGGTGATCTTACGATAGGTCGTGAGCCTATGCGTTGCGGGGACATATCTTTTCCGTAACTTTAGTTTAAGCACGTGCCACGACGTTATCTTTGGTTTTCCGGCTCGAACTCTTCTGGTCTTAAGGCTTTCATACCATAATGAAGCCCCATTTCTTAATTTCAAAATGGCGTACTTGTGACTCTGTTCATCATCAAGTCCCTTAAAATCAAACATCCGATCTATTTGTCTTTCCCATTCAAGGTAAGACTCGGGATCCGTGCTTCCCgtgaactcgggtagttcactcATTTTGAACTCGTCAATGACTCGTTCACGTCTTGGCTGCCATTTGGGATCGTGTTCTTGCAATTTCTTTAAGGCTCTTTGAAGATCCCTGAGAAAGTTTGGATCGTCGAAGTTCATATTTGGTGATTGGGGTTTTgtgttttcgaaaaaaaaaaggaagtttgttttttttttttttttgtcagtgaacagtaccgtgaacagtaccgtgaacagtgattctcgtttttttttttttttttttttctctcttttttttttttttcaattcgtgccttcaagatccaatcgattaaCCCTCAACTTCCTTGCCGAGTTTAATCTTTGAACACCAAgcgcgttggatattcaactatcaatggattgggacctccttaggaccgtcttgatttttttggggtgatcaagagccgaagctctgataccatttggtgcgtatacgtagcggaagacttaattgttttgtttttgggtttttgttgtgtaaaagataaaggatatttgtttcgattccttgagaagagatcgaaaacaatgggatatttggtatcactagacctatagtgataacaatgggggaattactcgaaacgcgTCAAGCAACTCAATCTCAAActgcggagcacgtccttagtttaaGGCAAGATTCGAAAACCTCGACTCTTTGGAAAAGATTGAAACcaccaagtttctctctctaaaatgtttATACTTCAACTTtttgatgattacaaatgagggaggctaggtcctttTATAGGAAAAAgtccttggcctccaagcaaagctttaaatgctagttgtaagttctaggatgattagATGCATGGAACTTACAACCTAGACCCTTTGACAAATTTTATTCAAACTatgttgaaaaatgcaaaaatataagcTAGGATTCCTctcccttggtgccgccacattcGGCCCTTCCTCCCTTTGTTCccatttgattttcttttgttcccacacggcatcaAGGGGTGTGCGGTCCTCGAGCTTCAACCGCGCATAATACCTCTCTTTTACGTAAACCCAtccaattttcatgcataaaaaATGTGTTCATTGGGCCTGGTTTTGATTGGTGCTCTATGTCGAGCACGACTTCGTCCATGGGGTCCATATCCGCGTcacccactgaatttcatgtataaacatggttcctcaacacttcgagtgaaaccattttcctttataacatgatcgaatcgatgattccaacttctagatgcttgcttaagaccataaatggatctcttaagcttgcacactttgttaggatttttagaatcaacaaaaccttcgggttgtatcatgtacacctcctcttctaaatgcccatttagaaaagcggttttgacatccatttgccatatttcataatcatgaaatgcggcaatcgctaacaaaatccgtatggatcttagcatggctacgggggcgaaggtctcatcataatggagaccttggacttgggtaaatccttttgccactagcctagctttgtagacatcatcatgtccttctatgccattcttgattttgaatatccatttgcattgaaggggtcttgcccctttaggcaaatctaccaagtcccaaacttggttttcatgcatagaatccatttcggacttcatggcttcaagccataaggaggaatttggaatagagattgcggtcttgtaggtagcgggctcgtcactttctataagcaacacgtcaagtgttccatcttcctcgataagtcccacatatcgatcaggaTGACGAGAAACACGGCCcattcttctaagaggaggaggaataactgtattagacgacgaaggaacttcttcttgcgcctctatctcggtttgtggctcttgaacttcatcaagttcaaaatttctcccactctgtctcctagaaataaaatcactttctaggaagacagcatcgcgagacacaaatactttgttctcttgaggcttatagaagtaatagcctcgtgaggccatgggataacctacaaaaatgcatttttcggatcgtggtgccaacttgttgtcatttttaattttgacataagcatcacaaccccaaattttcatatgggatagatttggaaccttttctctccatatctcatatggagtctttttgattgctttggttggacttacgttcaaagattttattgcggtttgaattgcaaatccccaaaacgagttcggtaactcggtttggctcatcatggatcgaaccatatcaagtaaggttcgattcctcctttcggcaacaccattaagttgtggtgttccgggtggagtaagttgtgatataataccacaacctttcaagtgtgaatcaaattcaaggctaagatattcaccaccacgatcggatcgtagtgccttaatccttttgttcaattggttctctacttcgttttgaaattccttgaatttctcaaacgcttcactcttatgtttcattaaatagatatacccatatct
The Silene latifolia isolate original U9 population chromosome 11, ASM4854445v1, whole genome shotgun sequence genome window above contains:
- the LOC141613961 gene encoding uncharacterized protein LOC141613961, giving the protein MNFDDPNFLRDLQRALKKLQEHDPKWQPRRERVIDEFKMSELPEFTGSTDPESYLEWERQIDRMFDFKGLDDEQSHKYAILKLRNGASLWYESLKTRRVRAGKPKITSWHVLKLKLRKRYVPATHRLTTYRKITDLAQGRLSVLEYINEFENLALMGDLVEDEDIRMARFLRGLNRNIAHVVELQNYSDFDTLCSMCLKVEAQGKTKVTTTYGENSRTWKNENNSRTSTTGNTTDPKMTSTPSAVSKPSASKENNSTQIRCFKCQGFGHFKNACPSQRTITLREAVKCRDELFEEEERTNGIFNLEGDEEEAPAGNAEDYVAPSYDCNLVLRALQAQTSPIETEQRSQIFHTKCRVKDKWCSLIIDGGSCTNVASKEMVEKLKLPTTPHPKPYALHWLDDENKVKITKQVKVTLTMGSYNDDILCDVVPMDACHVLLGRPWQYDRDVVHRGRSNEYELVSKGKRIVLKPMAPGEVRSMSAKRGTTTSLTMFASEKEVDEAIVNGNQVYLMVVNETPSNESKDGRLISLLDEFKDVFPRNAFGLPPIRGIEHQIDLLPGAPLPNKAAYRCNPMETKELQRQIEELMERGYVRESMSPCAVPTLLVPKKDGTWRMCIDSRAVNNITIKYRFPIPRLDDMLDELHGAEIFSKVDLRSGYHQIRMREGDEWKTAFKTKHGLYEWTVMPFGLTNAPSTFMRLMNEILKPFLGRFVVVYLDDILIYSRSKDDHFQHLRKVFNTLREQELYGKKEKCSFLVESVIFLGYKVSKEGVSVDQSKIEAIKSWPIPKTVTEVRSFHGLASFYRRFIRDFSTIASPITECTKKGTFVWTPAAQRAFETIIQKLCEAPLLALPDFTRPFEVECDASGVGIGAVLVQGKRPIAYFSEKLNGARLNYSTYDKEFYAIVRALQHWSHYLRPSHFILHSDHESLKHINGQQKLNSRHAKWVEFLQSFHFSSKYKTGKSNVVADALSRYSLLTVLDIRFIGIQALKESYENDPDFGEIFKTCENGAQEEFLTQDGFLFKGNRLCVPKLPIRELLIREAHGGGLGGHFGVNKTVDILKEHFYWPQLQGDVQAIVRKCITCHMAKSKFQPGEYVPLPIPCRPWEDISMDFIVALPRTQRGKDAIMVVVDRFSKMAHFIACHKTDDASNVADLKERFPNKRKNKLMPRAEGPYKVISKVGDNAYKIELPGEYGVHATFNVGDLSPYIDDNGIKELRAIPFQEGGDDADMDPMDEVVLDIEHQSKPGPMNTFFMHENWMGLRKREVLCAVEARGPHTP